Genomic segment of Cervus elaphus chromosome 15, mCerEla1.1, whole genome shotgun sequence:
TTCGGGGTCAGGGAAGGGCTCTGAGGATTTTGAGCGTCATTGGTGCATCTCGATATGTCAGCACCTCTTGGCCAGCACGATGAACTCTGGCACAGTCGCCACCTGAGGTGTTTTAATTAAGACTTAACCCCCACCAAACCCGGAAGGCCGGCGCTGCGTCAGGGCTTACGGGGTGGCGTCCGGCCGTGACCGCCCACCAGGCGAGCTGGCTGCGGCCTGTTCCTTCTTGCAGAGGGTGCGGAATGCAGCAGAGTGCGGGGTAGGGCCGCCCCGGAGAGCTTCTGCGCGCGGGTTTGGTTTACTTCTgataggaagggagggagggaagggaaggcggGGCGATCGACTTGTTAATTCGCCTGCAAACCCCGGCGCCAGCTTTACCTCTGCGGCGGCGAGATGTCTGGAGGATCAGCTAGGAGCCTGGGCAAGGGTGAGACCTGCAGACCGTGATCCGACGCGTGttggggggttggggtggggtgctgGTTCTGCTCCGGAGCCGAGCGGCCCAGGAGACTTCACATTCGCGGGAAACCGGCCGGAGGCTGGATGTCCCCACTGCAGTCCAGGCTGTAACCGTGTCCGCTTCTCTCCGCAGGAAGCGCGCCCCCGGGGCCCGTCCCCGAGGGTCTGATCCGTGTCTACAGCATGAGGTTCTGCCCGTATGCCCAGAGGACTCGCCTGGTCCTGACGGCCAAGGGTATCCGGTGAGGACCGAGGCAGCGGCCTCTCCCAGCCGGCCAGGAACCAGCTGCTTGCGCAGGCTTGGGCAGGCCCGGGGGCGGGGGATGAGAATCTCTGATAGGGTCCCCACAGCTTCCTTTACTGCAATACACTATTCTCAGCCTTCTGCGGGGTGATAaaggcctagtggtaaagaattcgcctaccagtgcaggagacatgagactcgagttggatcactgggttgggaggatccccgggttgggaggatcccctgtaggcgggcatgacaacccactccagtattcttgcctggagaatcccatggacagaggagcctggcgggcttgcaggggttgcaaagagtcatacaggactgaagcgacttattgCATGCATAGAAAGCTATGAACTCTGTTCCCCTGGTGGGGAGTGGAAGGAATGCCACAGACTGCACCAGTTGAGGACATCTCTTTTAGATTAACCTACCGTTTTATatgggagaaggcagtggcaccccaccccagtactcttgcctggaaattcccatggacggaggagcctcctaggctgcagtccatggggtcgctaggagtcggacacgactgagcgacttcactttcatttttcactttaatgcattggagaaggaaatggcaacccactccagtgttcttgcctggagaatcccagggatgggggagcctggtgggctgctgtctatggggtagcacagagttggacacaactgagggacttagcagcagccctTTTATGGGTCAGCAAAGCTGGGGCTCCAGTAAAGTTGGTGGTATGCAGAGATCACTGGAATGGGAATCACAGGCAGTGGCTCTTTTAGCTCTAGCACATCCCTGATTCCTTCTGTACAGCCTTCTCCTTCATCCCACTTCATTCACGTTCTGTTTATCTATATATTGTTTGCTGTTATTTTGAGGATATAGCCCCTTCCTGAATAGTGGGTAATTTACCCTACTACAGAGTCCAGACCTTGACCATCCTACTGATAGAGTGCTGAATTAACTATGTGGTACATTTTCTTATAGCTTGGGTTTTTGGATAAAATAAAGTGTCTCTGTCTTAAGATTCAGATTTTGGGAAAGCCCCACAGAAACTAGTTACAGGAAATATCCAAGTCATTGACTTTTCTCTGATTTGAACAGCCAGTGGAACTGCCTCTCTTCCAATGACCCTTGGGATCTGTTGAACAGACATTAAATACCTGTGATGTGGGAGTTTAAAACATAACCCCCATTCCAAAGAAACTTTCCATCTATAAGCTTAGAGTTTTTAAACCAATTTTAGCCTTCTAGAGGGAGAATTAAGCAGGCAATACTTTCCCCTAAAAAACATTAGCTAtatattctaaagaaaaaaatttaaaaaaaagaaaaaaatcaaattatttttggaTTAATCATCAGTAACTCTTGTGTCTTTGGATGAAACTGATTCTAAATACATAGCAAAATATTCGACATTTAGTAATATTTATCAATACATAGAAGATATCCAATTCAATTGGATTGAAAAAAGACATGTCTTGTGCTCATGCAACTGGAAAGTTCAAGATCAAGACAGCTGAATTTGGAGGCACAGAGTCCTGGGTTAGTGCCCATCTGGAACTCTAGATTGAAAACTTTATCTTACTGggtgagttttccaaactgaAGTGATCTTATCATAAAAGTGCGTGTATGGAGAGTGAAGGGTGGTAACCTAACGGTGCAAacaacagaggaacctggtggactgcagtccacggggtcgggaaaagtcggacatgactgaacaactcacatactgtgttcatggattagtTCTGAGTCCCAGGAGACTTTGATTAGAGAGGTAGTAGACTTTACCACATGATAGAATCTACTAAAGCATGGTTTTCTCTAAAAGACACATCTTCCAACTTGTTGCAACAGGTATGTTGCCCTGTTGGATCATCATTACCAAGAGCACCAAAATACATGTGTTCTGAGAGCCTTCTTTATTACAAAAGCCCAGGatttaccttttcttttcatAGTGTGAAATTTCAGAAATCTTGATTGGCAGGGAGCCTCATTGTTCTTGCAGTGGCTTGTTTCTGAGTGTACAGTAATCTGTCAGCAGACGAACCCtgtaatacatacacacagacaccagTATTCAATCTGGCTATTCCTTTGTTTCCATGGGGAAGAGGGTGGAGTTGTGTGTAGCTAAATGCTGTTGTAGCTACTGAGGtggatggggaggaaggaaacaaaaaatgttCGGGTGTATTATTTCTGAGTAACTGATCTGTTTTATTGAACACTCATCCAGCTTTGACAATGATATGGACCTGGCTGTAGCAATTATATGAAACTTCCCTTCCTCTTTATTTCCCCTGAAATCTCTCAGACAAGAGAGAAGTTAGATCTAAAAGCAATCTTAGTATAGTCTGGACTTCACCTGTTCTTCACCTGGGTTTACTTAGTGTGATTTACCCATgtggcagttttaaaaaatatcagtgcATGGAGATTTAATCTGGGAGCTTATTTGTGGTTGAATTTTTTGGATTCTCTAATATTCttataaaaaaatgacaaaaagctTTCTATTCAAATTAGCAAAAGGAATTTAATTTTATCATGTTGATTCTATATAGTGGGTGTGGACAAACTCAATTTAGTTGGCTGATTTATTTTTGCAATTAAGATACATCTTAGTCCCAAATGGTGTATCTAATTGACAATCTTGAAGCATTTCCACTTATTTATTCAACCAGTGTGTACTGAGTACCTAtctgaaaatgtttatattttttcatagcacataaatgtttaaaactttgctgatttatatgtttgtttatgaATATGACCAAGACACGCAAGATCACTGCTTtcctggagcttatattctaggcAGGTGACATAACAAACATGTAATTAAGTGAACAAAGTAATTTCAGTTACATATCATCAGTACAATGGAGAAAGTAATTCAGGAACTATAAAAAAAGGTCATTGTGGCCAGATCTTAATGAGCAAACCAGAAGTCATAGGAAATATGTGACAGGTAAGCAGGGGCCAGATCACGTGGCATGGAAAGGGGTTTAGAGTTtatcctcactgcagtgaggagcacTTGAGGGGCTGTAAGTAAGCAGGAGGGTGGCCTCATccaattttcttttgtaaatggatGTGGAGAATGAACTATAAGGAGGTCACAGGGGAAGCACGGGGGCCAGTGGGACTACTGTAGAGATCCAGGTGGCAGGTGATGTCTTGGACAAGGTGGCAAGTGTTAAAGCTGAGAAGCAGATGAAGTCAGACTGATTTGAAGGTCTAGCTGACAGGTCTTGCTGATCCATGAGATTtgaggaagagggggaggggggaaggaatCAAGGCCACACTGACTCCAAAATTTGGGGTCTGATCAGCTAAGTGGGTGATGGGACCAATGACATTTTATCCAGGAATACAAGAAAAATGTTACTGTCTTCTATGTGTTTTTTAGGCATGAAGTCATCAACATCAACCTGAAAAATAAGCCTGAGTGGTTCTTCAAGAAGAATCCCTCAGGCCTGGTCCCGGTTCTGGAAACCAGTCTGGGTCAGTTGATTTGTGAATCTGCCATCACTTGTGAGTACCTGGATGAAGCATATCCAGGGAAGAAGCTGTGGCCAAGTGACCCCTATGAGAAAGCTTGCCAAAAGATGGTCTTTGAGTCCTTTTCTAAGGTGCGTGTTTAAGAAATTTCAGCTCCTacttaaaatatctttgtttttaaagctgaatCAGTGCTGTCACTCTTGGTTCAGTGATTTGGAAGGGAAAGACAAACAGGATTATGCTCTTGCCGGCTCTGACATGTCCTACGAGTCCTTTCATAATCTGGACCCTGTGTACTTTTCAAAGTTACATCTCTTCACtcttttcctaatattttatattcatgtcatgctgaatatttttatttttcccaaactTGCCACCCCTTCTCTATTCTTGCTAAAAGACTCTTTCTCCTTCTCACTTTGCCAAATTGTCTTCAAGACCTCTTCCATGTACAGTACATGCCATTCAGTGTCCTTTTAAGATATATTTGATTCAGACTCACCAAAATGGCTTATTTGCAGCTTATAAAATCCTGAACAGTGCAGCATCTTTGGTGACAAAACTGTTTCTAGGATCAGTATATAACCTCTCTGAACAGGAACTGGTGCACATCTCAAGTGTATAGAATACCCTGATTCAGACTATGAGGGTTCTATCCTGCTTTTATGTGACAGGGTCAGTATGGTTAGCCTCACACTGATAAACTAAGAAATTATTCTCTGTCTAGGTACCACCTTTGATATCGAGGATTCTTAGAACACAAAATAAGGAAGACTGCTCTGGCTTAAAAGAAGAATTGCAAAAAGAAATTACCAAGCTAGAGGAggtaatcattcccttctccttgatTCTTACTGGATTAAGTGATATATTGTATCCAcactcatttcttctcttttcttcatacTCCCATCTCCCAAATGACTTTCAGGtaattagaaataatataaaataggaaattttAGTTTACAACAGATAGCAGCTATAAGCTGCTGTATTTAAGATACAAACCAAAATACCTAAAAATGTTTTGTCATGGGCctgcttttaaaactttttattatacTGACAccaaaatattaaggaaaaatttCAACCAGATTTCCACACCTGTTTATGTTTTTCCATGCTTGTTTTCAGTCCttgaacatatatttaaaatgttaacataacTATAATCAGAACATAAGTCATTGtggtttttttccacttaatattatataataaactttatagaaataaaattattttatacattaaaacttaaataaagttatattaaaatgtttattatattatGAACATTTCCCACAAGAGTCTGCCATTAGACAGACACTTGGGGAAACCcagatgtgttttttttctcctttgtgggAGAGATGCTATTTGGACCTTTATATGGAATTCTCTTCCATTTACACTCAGCCTTAAGTTTTTACTGAGGGAAGACACAGTTCTTGTCTCATATGGAAATGCATTGTAACCTTTTATCAGTAAGTTTGGAGTTTACTgtaaagtgagtgaagtcactcaggcgtgtccaactctttgcaaccccatgcactgtaaaccaccaggctcccctgtccatgggattttccaggcaagaatactggagtgggttgccatttactgtagattttttcaaagctttttttCCCATTAAGAAAATTCTATTACtagtttgctaatatttaaaattcatgagTATTGGGTTTTATTGAGTATTTTGTGTGCATCTATTACATCTGCTGAAATGTTCACTGAATATCTTCCCTTTAATCTGGTGAATAGGTATGGTAGTAGCATTGACAGATTTTTCTGGTGTTGAACCATGTCAGTATTACTATGTAAAACCCACTTGCTTTCAAtggattttcatatatattttaaaactagttGATATTTGATTATTGCATATTTGTTCATAAAAGAGACTACTTTGTTCTTATCATGTCtttgtggttttgttgttgttgttgtttgttattttggccatgccagaGGCCCCTGGCAATGAAAACACagaggcctaaccactggacctccagggaattcgcTATTTGGTTTTTATatcagggattttcccaactcataATATGAGTCAGGTTACTTTTTCTGGTTTTTTAAGTTCTGAAACCATTTGATAGGGTTTGGCAATTTCTGTAAAACATTTGAGTCCGGTGTCTTTTATAGGGGTAGAGTTTTTAATCAGTAGTTCAGTGTCCTTAATGTTAATTGATTTTCAGGATTTTTATATTCCAGTTTTGTAACTGGACTGTAATGAATTGTAATTCATTTGTAATGAATTAGttttgtaatttatatttttctttaaagtcacATATTTCATAGTCTCATATA
This window contains:
- the LOC122708845 gene encoding glutathione S-transferase omega-1-like, which gives rise to MSGGSARSLGKGSAPPGPVPEGLIRVYSMRFCPYAQRTRLVLTAKGIRHEVININLKNKPEWFFKKNPSGLVPVLETSLGQLICESAITCEYLDEAYPGKKLWPSDPYEKACQKMVFESFSKVPPLISRILRTQNKEDCSGLKEELQKEITKLEEVLTDKKTTFFGGDSLSMIDYLIWPWFERLEPLELNECVDQAPTLKLWMAAMKKDPTVSSLLTDVKTFQGFLSLYLQDSPEACDYGL